In Nicotiana tabacum cultivar K326 chromosome 19, ASM71507v2, whole genome shotgun sequence, one DNA window encodes the following:
- the LOC107799617 gene encoding subtilisin-like protease SBT3, giving the protein MGSRMGLPYCLHLLLLSWFLSAHVFCFLAIAQRSTYIVHLDKSLMPNIFADYHHWHSSTIDSIKAAVPSSVDRFHSAPKLVYSYDNVFHGFSAVLSKDELEALKKLPGFVSAYKDRTVEPHTTYTSDFLKLNPSSGLWPASGLGQEVIIGVLDGGIWPESESFRDDGMPEIPKRWKGICKPGTQFNTSLCNRKLIGANYFNKGILANDPSVNISMNSARDTDGHGSHCASIAAGNFAKGVSHFGYAAGTARGVAPRARLAVYKFSFNEGTFTSDLIAAMDQAVADGVDMISISYGYRFIPLYEDAISIASFGAMMKGVLVSASAGNRGPSMGSLGNGSPWILCVASGYTDRTFAGTLTLGNGLQIRGWSLFPARAFVRDSLVIYNKTLAACNSDELLLQVPDPERTIIICDDSNGNNWDLSSQFFYVTRARLRAGIFISQDPGVFRSASFSYPGVVIDKKEGKQVINYVKSSVSPTATITFQETYVDGERPAPVLAGSSARGPSRSYLGIAKPDIMAPGVLILAAVPPNLFSESIGTNIGLSTDYELKSGTSMAAPHAAGIAAMLKGAHPEWSPSAIRSAMMTTANHLDNTQKPIREDDGMVATPLDMGAGHVNPNRALDPGLVYDATPQDYINLICSMNFTEEQFKTFARSSANYNNCSSPCADLNYPSFIALYPFSLEGNFTWLKQKFRRTLTNVGKGGTTYKVKIETPKNSTVSVSPKTLVFKKKNEKQSYTLTIRYIGDENQSRNVGSITWVEENGNHSVRSPIVITRIIAVWGSDD; this is encoded by the coding sequence ATGGGATCTAGAATGGGCTTACCTTATTGTCTTCATCTTCTCTTACTATCATGGTTTCTTTCTGCCCATGTCTTCTGTTTCTTAGCCATAGCACAAAGATCCACTTACATAGTTCACCTGGACAAGTCGTTGATGCCTAATATCTTTGCTGATTACCATCATTGGCATTCTTCCACTATTGATTCCATTAAAGCTGCAGTTCCTTCATCAGTGGACAGATTCCACTCTGCTCCAAAACTTGTTTACTCTTATGACAATGTATTTCATGGCTTCAGTGCTGTTTTGTCCAAAGATGAACTTGAAGCTTTGAAGAAGTTACCAGGTTTCGTTTCAGCTTACAAAGATAGAACTGTGGAACCTCACACTACCTATACATCTGATTTCCTCAAGCTCAATCCTTCATCTGGGCTATGGCCTGCTTCTGGTTTAGGCCAAGAAGTGATCATTGGTGTTCTTGACGGTGGCATCTGGCCGGAATCTGAAAGCTTTCGAGATGATGGTATGCCTGAAATCCCCAAAAGGTGGAAAGGAATTTGCAAGCCCGGCACACAGTTCAACACTTCATTGTGCAACAGAAAACTTATTGGGGCTAATTACTTTAATAAGGGAATTTTGGCTAATGATCCATCTGTGAACATTTCCATGAATTCTGCCAGGGATACTGATGGTCACGGCTCACATTGCGCTTCCATTGCTGCTGGGAACTTTGCAAAAGGTGTTTCCCATTTTGGATATGCAGCAGGAACAGCAAGAGGAGTTGCGCCACGAGCTAGGCTAGCTGTGTACAAGTTTAGCTTTAACGAAGGAACCTTTACTTCAGATTTAATTGCTGCTATGGACCAAGCTGTTGCAGACGGTGTTGACATGATATCCATTTCTTATGGGTACCGTTTCATTCCCTTGTATGAAGATGCTATATCAATTGCTTCTTTTGGAGCTATGATGAAGGGAGTGCTAGTTTCTGCTTCAGCTGGAAATCGAGGTCCAAGCATGGGAAGTTTAGGCAACGGATCTCCATGGATCTTGTGTGTGGCATCAGGATACACCGACCGAACATTTGCAGGAACTTTGACTTTGGGCAATGGCTTACAAATTAGGGGTTGGAGCTTGTTTCCTGCAAGAGCCTTTGTCAGGGATTCACTGGTGATTTACAACAAGACTCTAGCCGCTTGCAATTCAGACGAGTTGTTATTACAAGTACCTGACCCCGAACGTACCATCATCATCTGCGATGATAGTAATGGCAATAATTGGGATTTGTCCAGTCAGTTTTTTTACGTAACTCGAGCAAGACTTCGGGCAGGCATCTTTATCTCTCAGGATCCAGGAGTATTCAGGTCTGCTTCTTTTTCCTACCCGGGAGTTGTGATTGACAAAAAGGAAGGGAAGCAAGTCATCAATTACGTTAAAAGCAGTGTTTCTCCCACGGCCACCATCACGTTCCAAGAAACGTATGTGGATGGAGAAAGACCAGCCCCAGTTCTTGCTGGAAGCTCAGCACGAGGGCCCTCCAGAAGCTACTTGGGAATCGCAAAGCCAGACATTATGGCACCAGGGGTACTGATTCTTGCAGCTGTCCCTCCTAATCTCTTTTCAGAAAGCATTGGGACAAATATAGGATTATCTACTGATTACGAGCTTAAATCAGGCACATCCATGGCTGCACCACATGCTGCTGGAATTGCAGCAATGCTAAAAGGGGCACATCCTGAATGGAGTCCTTCAGCTATTCGCTCCGCCATGATGACCACAGCAAACCATTTGGATAATACTCAAAAACCTATTAGAGAGGACGATGGCATGGTAGCCACGCCGCTAGACATGGGAGCAGGGCATGTTAATCCGAACAGAGCTCTTGATCCCGGCCTAGTATATGATGCTACTCCGCAAGATTACATAAATCTTATATGCTCAATGAATTTCACAGAAGAGCAATTTAAAACTTTTGCAAGATCATCAGCCAATTACAACAACTGCTCAAGTCCATGTGCTGATCTCAATTATCCATCATTCATTGCCTTGTATCCGTTCAGTCTCGAGGGAAACTTCACCTGGTTGAAGCAGAAATTCAGGAGGACCCTTACAAATGTTGGTAAAGGTGGAACAACTTATAAAGTAAAGATAGAAACTCCAAAGAATTCCACAGTTTCAGTGTCTCCAAAAACTCTGGTGTTcaagaagaaaaatgagaaacaaaGTTATACTTTGACAATTCGGTATATAGGTGACGAGAATCAGAGTAGAAATGTTGGGTCTATCACTTGGGTTGAAGAGAATGGGAACCATTCAGTAAGAAGTCCTATAGTGATAACTCGTATAATTGCGGTCTGGGGTTCAGATGATTAG